GGTGACCTACTCTTGAACAGATGCGGACCAGCTGCCCATAACAGATGGAGAATGGCCATGCGCGCACAGAGTAGCATGAGCACGTGGATCCAACACTCAAGTTGCAGGGGGCTGCTTTAGAATGAGCAAGCCACGGCGTATTCCATAGGGCCTGTGGTGACGCCCCGAGAAGCTTCTGTCCGTGGAAGAAACACTGCAGGAAGGCTGACCACGGCGTCAGCAGGCCATGGTAAGCAACTCCGTTCAGAAGAAAGCtccacggcgcgcgaggacaaCCACGCAGGCTGACGCTGCAGACTTGAGCGCAAGTGTTTTCATACACACGAGACGGAGACGACCTATCCACAACTCGCTGGGCAAACCCACGTTTGTGAACATACGACACCCCTCAGGTTTTTCGTCAGCGCATACATTCGCTCGGAAATGCGGCTCTTTAATCACATACACCTCACACAAACCGATGCACGCTGCCCCGTTGGTAGCCTCGCGTCTGTCCCGTGTCTGTGCACGCAGGATCCTTCCTGCCTTGCCACATATTCAGGTCAGCTTCACGTGCGAAGTCCGCGAGGCTccacggcgacggcgactccTGATCGAAACAACTCTTCAGTGGACCGCGCCCGTGAGCAGGCTGTTGTACCTTTCTTGGTCAATCTTTCCCGTGCGCAGGAGTTTGTTCAGATGCATTTTGTAGAAAAGGCCAGGCTTCGTGAATCTCTCCGAGTAGTCCTTCCGCGCGCTGTAAGCGACCAGGCCCGTTCCCCAGGCGAAAGACGCACCGATGTACTGAAAGTAGCACTTGCATTTGTCGCGCGCGAAGCCAGGAAACAGCTTCCAGAAAAGACCCATAGACACGAACGGCAACATTTTGTCCACCGAAAAGCAAGACGGCGGCACAGAAACGAAGCTGCAGGAGGACGGTGCACAGCGGCGCACAAACAAGACGGCGAGACAGAGCCCAGAAATGATCGCCTGTCCGTGAAAATATGGTGAACCGCTAGTGGTCGGCTGCGAGAATCCGGACAGCAAGGGCGGTGGCAAGGATGGGATCGGAGATATCTCCCTTTCTCCGCCGAAGGCGTCTTCCCTCTCGAAGGAACATCGGAACAATGACGGTGACAGGTTGTCTATTTCATACTAAATGTTGCATCCGCTTCCCCCTTGCTTTCGGAACGTCGTTTTCCTCAACGGGTCTCCCAGCCGGACAGAAAATCGGGTGCGCATGCACTTTGATATATTCTTTACGCGTCAGGGTGGTTCGCCGTAGCGGGTGAGCGCGCAGAACAGCGATGCCCAGTTCAATCGGCGGTTTCCCCTGCAGTCGTGTCTCCCGCGAGACTCAAGTTCGACGCGTCTCACAGCGACGGGGTAAAATTTTCCTCAAGCTCGCCGCTGCATGACTGTCTGCAAATGCGGAATCGTGATTCTGCGCCGCTCACTACCCCAACATACGGGGAAAACAGAGGAAATGCGTCAACTCTCACGGCTAGAATCGGGATTCTGCGACCTTAAAAAGCAGGATGCCACCGCCATACGCGAGAGTCGCTACATTGCCAAGACCTCCGTCTCTTATTTCTCCTCTGCTCGATAAGGACAACGGATCCATTTCGGATCTAGTTCATGTGTGTGGGAGTTTGTTGTCGACTTTGTTTGACTACCCAAGTCACCGCACACGTGCCAGATCTCAGCAGGGGCTCTGTTGAGAAACTGGTCAAGCGCGGCAGTGCCGTTCTTTGGGTCGCGAGGGCTGGTCGGGTCTCGGCCCTGGAACTCTCGCAGCAGCCATCTGTGTGTAATAGGCGCTGCGTAGTTCCTCGATGTTTTACTTCAGGGTCGCTGTCGTCATGTGTGCGTGATCGGACGCGCTGCAGGGGTAAATTCTGAGCTTCCTCTCTTGCGAGGCGACCGTTTCTTCTCGACACGTGATGAGGCTCGCTGCGCTGTTGTGGCGCTCTGGCctggcgccagcggcgtgcgccgcgctggctATTTTTTCCGTGCCGACGCGAATCGCAGCAGGAGGAGCCGTGGCAACAGAGATGGCGGAGGATAGCCTGGCGACGACGAGTCCTGAGGGAGGCGAATTGGAGCGCGGAGCGTCCCCCCGACGTCTCATGGCTGAAGGCCTGTCGATCATGGCCATGCAGTACATCATGGTTCCTGAGATGCGCGATTCGCTGGTCGAGCTTGGGACTCGTAGCATGGAGATTTTCAAGGGATTGCCCACGTACGACCTTCAGCTGGACTACTACCATGACCCGCAGGACTGTGTGGTGGTTTTTGACACACTCAACGACGGCACCACGTTCGGCCTCatgagagaggacgaagtgACCGTCACATACAGCCACGTGCAACACCAGGGCCTCCTGGACTATgtagagaggagacgcgagactGTCGAAGTGCTCAAGGGGAAACAGCGCCATCTGCAAAAGTTCAATCTGCCGAGAGGGTGCATTGCCGACGAGACGTCTTACTGGGTCGCCTACTGCCGCAGCCAATCACAGCCGTGTTACGTAGGGCGCATCGACATCCATCTGACCAAGGGCTCGCCTTCCGAGAAGCCGATGCCGCTTGAGCCCATCTCTTATGAGGCATTCGCCGAACAGCTGGTGGACAAGGAAGGCATGAACTTCTACGATGTAGAAGACATTTTTGAGGCTGAAACACCTCCGAATCGCCTCACGTGGGACACCGAGAAATGCCTCCTTCACTACCGATACTCCACCAATGACATTTCTGCAACTTCCTATTACTGGATGCGCACGCGGCATGCATTTCGAATCGACGTAAAGGACACGGACGGCAAGTTCATCAGGAAAATGTCCGCGATGATTCCGGATTGTGGTGGCGAAGGCCCTGAAGATTTCACTGTCACCTACAAGGAAATCAGCGATGGGACGATCAAAGCCGTCTTccgtgcgcgccgcctcaaaGAGTTTGAGCCTCACTACCACGACACCATAACGCTGAAAAAACTAGCTCCGCATATCCCAGTGCAGAACTGGGATCCGGAGGATGCCGAGGTTATGGACTTCGTCGACCTTTTTCCGGAGACTGACGTCATTGCGCTCGACATGCTCACCAGGGACTAGTCAGTGATCCAGGAACAGATTCTCTGCTGCCGGAGAGTTAAATGCGCGGTGTAAGGTTTTGGAACGTGTCTCAAGGCGGGTAGCTCAGTGTGCTCCACCCTCGGTGTATGCATCCAAAGTGTGGGTTTACGTACTTGGGCATCCGAGTCTGCGCCAGAGATGGGCACTTTCTGGTGAACTCAGATGGCTGCTCTGTGGCGTTTCCGCCATTTCTTACCGCCTGTAGAAACCGTCTGTGTAGCGAGGTTTCCGACGGCCGTCGAATTGTGAAAGGTTTCCCCTCCGACtgaggcaggcggaggagcggagTAAGGACAGGTGGGCGATGTTTCACAGCAGCCAGACGGAAGAGTCGCGCGTCGTGACACGTTGTCGGGTTACCAAACAGATGAACGGATTCGTTGATGAATTTCGTACTCTGTTCCtgagacgagggcgcgcaaCTCTTCAGACAGGCTCGGTAGGGAAGTCGGAGCCCGTCAAACTGTGACGTCCCCGGAAGCGGTGCGGGGGAGCGTCGTTTGTATTTATGCTTCTTGAAGGTATGCAGAATTGCTGAACAACCGTCGTCGTACAGATACGAGCAGGTCAAATGCTATGGCATTGGTGATGAGGCGGGCTTTCTACCTGCGTGACGCGCTCGTTGTAGACACTCGTATAAAAAAATCTTCGTGAGTTTCTGCGGATTTCCTGCCTCAGGCCCGCAAGCCAGAGGTATGTGAAGAATTTGCCCCAAGCATGACTAGACGTTGTCTCTATCCCTTCTCAGGACTCGAACTTTGTGGCGTGCAAGAGCATTACATGTATGCGCGTGAATTTCACAATCCTGTGCGCATAATTACGTTGAAAAAATGTGAGTGTGCGGAGACGGGTTCAAGAGAAACAAATCTTTGAGAAAAGTCCTATTCGACCTTGCTTCCCGTGCCCCTCGAGATCGACTCTGCTTCCCTAGCATCGACCTGACCGCTACGGTGCTTACCCATGCGGGGTGAGTCGGAATTTCCCGACATGCAGTCTGGCGTGCGTACGAAGGCTTTCAGTGTCCTGGTCCGAGTACTTAGTACATCCCTTCCGAGATGAAGTCATCCTGACATTCGATCCTGTCTTCTACCCTTCCAAAGAAAAAGTTTCAGTACATGACTCGAAAATACCTTGTTGGACATATGGCTATCGCCTCATCTTACTGCGCCACAAGTCGTTACAAGACCGCGCGACTCTGGGGATGCAGACACAGAGGGAGCGACACGGTGCGTTCCCGCCTTATCGGGGCTCCAGCACTGCATGTGTGCCGCTTATTGGTTCACCGATGGCAGTCGCGTGTGTCTCAGTTGACTGTCATCGGGCCGAGTCGACAGCTGCGCACGAGTATGCTAATGCACACTTCCTTGCGGACATGCTTGATAAGGCTTCCGGTTCTGAGCAGTAGCATCTACGCAGATTTCAGATTCGCATACGGAACCACAAACACATATTACCATGCACCAGCCCCTACGCTACCTCTTGAGAGGATGAAGCTCCAACGTGTAGAGATCACGCACGACACGCCCCAGACACCAAATTTTCCCAGGGGTGGATCTATGGTTGACTCGCTGCCTTGCAGCCATTTCctgtggcggcggcgttcgccCTGGGACATGAAAAAGCGCTCCCTCACCCACTGCCAGTAGTTTGGCATGACgcaaggcagaggcgcccaGCGTGCACTTTCGACTTCGTCGTAGGTTTTGTCAAATTCCGTCTTCGTCTACTCTGCGTGGGCCCGACCGAGGCGGCCCTCTACGGAACGTGAAGGACGGAACACGTCACATGAAATTCTCTGCGGTAGCCACATGTGCGATCAGCTGCACAGGTGCAACGAATGATGCGATACCACGGGTTAAGTTACTGGATTCGCCGGGTGAAATCTGTAGACCCCAGATGGCTCTTCCTGCCGgcttcgctgcagctgcctggTCTTGCGCCGTCCTACATAACTACGCAGCAGGCAGCTGTGGTGTCGCTGCTAGATACGCGCCATTACACGGCacccgaagacgccgcgcgccctcccctcTGTCTACTGCTGCGTCGATCGGTCCTACATCTCACGGGCGTTTCGCCTTTGGCGCCTCATTGTCTTTCCGAAACGCTGCTCACAAGAAAGTAGGGAACCCGAAAGCGTCCCTCGAACAATGCCAGTTACACCACAGAGTTACATCATGCACTGTACGCCACCGCGCCGTGCGCCGTGTCTCACAAGCTCTCACGTCGGACGAGATCTGCGTCACTCTGGTCGGCGACGCGACCGAGACACAGAACGTAGCAGGCGCGAATGGGGGACGCATCTCCGGCGATGGAAATGTCTACTGTGATGCAGCACGCCGCGACGTGTTGGAGCGCCCACGCCTTCGGCCGCACGCGGATCCTGAGACAGACGGAGTTGCCCTTTCTGGCCAAAACGATCGTGGGGTCGTCGTCGACGCGGAGCTCGCCAACCTCGTCGTTGAACTCCTCCAGCATTTCATCGTACGGATCGACAGCGACTTCGAAATCCTTCGTGAAGATGTCCAGCGTCTGCCAGTTCTTCCTGACCGCCATGAAccccgcgtcctcgtcgcccacGCCGCCCGGCCCCTTGCGTCCCCTGGGAGAGCCGTACCCAGGGTCGTAAACGGCCGCCCCGGGCGACAGGCAGTgcctgccgtcgccctccgggTCCTCCTCGGGCGCGCCGTGGTTCACGTGGACTTTGAGAAGCATCGGGAGCTCCGCCGGGTTGACAACGCCGATTTCGACGTCGGTGATCTTTCCCAGAAGAACTGCGCTGTCGCGGATTCGCGGATACATCaagggcagcagcagcgccgcagctgagttgaggcggaggggagggACGGCATTCGGACTCACTTGGGTCTTCACGACGTACTTTTGGCAAGTTCGACAGCGCTTCGACTGACGCGTGAGCAGCCGCTTGCGGACCGGCTGCAGCAAAGTCCCACTCATTTCAGGAACCACGAGAGAATTTGGATTGCGAATCCTCTGCTCCACGGTTGGAAACTCGCCGACAATGGCTTCGTCCATCACCTCCGCGTCGttgtcttcgcggcgcttcccCGGGCGGCCCCAGACGTCCTGCGGAATCTTCACAGGCGCCACGTCCGGCGTCCGTCGATCGAGAAGCACTTGGTCGGCGCTGAGCGGttccagcgccttcgcctcctcgggcgtgaagtcctcttcgtcctcctcggcgtctcctcgtgcTGTTTCGCCGAGCAGATCTTGCTGCAGCTTGCGACTCCAGTCGAGCTCCGAGACGATCTCGCGCGCTGGACTCAGGTGCTTTCccgcgaggagctccgcgaggccgacgcgcggcggcgcatgtgGAATGTCGCGGCGGAAGCTCGCCCAGATGTCTGTCTCGCCCATCTGCTTGGCACGTCGCTCAAGCATCTCCTCGACGTCCGCCAGGCGCCACGTTTTgtcctgctgcaggcgggcAAAGGGACCTCCGCTGCTCCCAGGcaggccgccggctgcggctgccgcgaagAGCAGCGCGACGGCCTTGTGCTTCACgcgggcctgcagctgccgcgcgcgctcgcgctcctggGCAGAAGCCTGCAGGCTGTCAAACAGCGGGGTGAAGCACCGCCGGATGCGCCCCCCGCGCtcgtccgccgtcgccgcggcctggaGCACCGCGGACACCCGACTGACCATACCCAGCGACCGCGAATTCCATTTGCAGTACGGACACGCAAAAAAGTACTCGAacctctcgccgtcgcccgcttccgcacctcctcctccctgctcgggcgacgccgccgcgccctccttcgcgccctcACCCAGAGgggcttcgccgccgtgCAGACTCTGCCgagccgacgcgcggcgcccgctgccggacgccttctccgccgcgtccgcgtcgctcccgccttcgtcctcttgGCTCGAAATTGAGAGCAAACTGTCGCAGCGCTGCGGCCCGAGGCCCTCGGAGGGACTTGCGCCCTTCTCCACgagcgcctcagccgcgcggagcgccgcctcctccgactcgtctgcggcggcccctgccgctgcggcggcgtcgggcgccgagagcggctCGCGCACGACGCCCAGCGTGGCGAAGCACCGCGGACAGTCAAAGCACTTCGTGCATCGGCAACTgcacgcgagcgcctcagtctgcggcagcgcgtcgagACACGCCGGACAGAAGTAGGACTCGATCTCGATGGAGAGGTCTTCAGGCCCCCGCACCACGCGGCAGGTGTCGCACACGTAGGCGCGCGCGATCGGCACCACGGCGTTCCCCGAGTGAGGAAGCAAAAACATCTcaggcttcttcgtctctgaGAGCGCGCCCAGCGACACGggcacgcgaggcagcggcggcggcaccgGCAGCACCggcagctcgcgctgctgagaCAGCGAGCTGCTTCcatcgctctccgcgtccgaCATCGTGGTAATTGCTGTGTAAATATGGGGATATATGTAGATAATTGTTTAGATATATGCAGGGATAGAAGTTTCGGTCTAGGGCGAACTCCGCAACAGGCAGAACGCTGATCCTCCGGTTGTCTCGAGACAGTGGTGCTGCTCGAGTCCTCGAACAAACCCGTCGCCGACACGCAACAGTCGCGACCCGCCACTGGAGCCCGCGAGGCCCAGAAACAGAGACAACTGAGAAGGGAAGGCTGCGATTTGCGCGCGGGAAAACCcaagagagacgcgctgcagacacCAGTCGCAGAGCCCCACGCAGGCGGATGACAGCGAGGCTCACACACACtttgcagccgcggcgacgagaaacGAAGATCGCAGGACTTTCTCAACCGCAGGAGACGAATGCTAGGTTGAGGATTTAGCGTTGAAAATCCGCGGAACGGCGACGTGCTTAAGAAAATCTGAGAGACGCGTCTGAGCCCGCTTTTCGCCCACCTCGAGCCTCTAGAGGGGACAGCACAGCGGCTGAGTAAAGAAACCTTATCGCGGCGCCACTGCTTCCGCTGCTGACGGCTGCGCGGAGCCTGCGCCGAGGGACTTGGAGAGCGCCCTGTcgacggaggacgccgagctgTGAACCGAACTGCTTGCGGAAGACGCCACGCGactcgaggcgaagacgctccgggcaggcgagagaggcgcggcgacctgcGCCCGTAGGGCAGCCAGGGGGCTGCAGAAGGGACGGTGCGAGGCCTtggaggcgctcggcggctgagaggagagcgccgcgcgcgagctgctttCGCGGGCGAGCTCCAGAGACACCTCGTCAACCAGCTGCAGGCACGGGGTCACCCGGTGAATCCCAGTCCATGGCGTCCGCTCCATtttcgaaaaaaaaactcaAGTCACGCGCCACGAAACGACGCAAGcacggaggcgagaagagaacaCATTTGCAAGCAGTGGCGCACCGCGACGCTTGCTTCAAGGAACACATGACCGCCAGCCAAACCAGTCCTCCCTGCACTTCGCCGTGGCGTCTGCAACGTACACCCACCCGAGCCCGCGATGAATCATAGAGTTCTTAACAGCGTCGCTTCCTCATTtacaaaaaaaaaaaacacacactTGTCAAGCTCCCTCTGTTATCcatatctatctgtctgcctacctatctatatctatctatctacttAAATCTCCCTCCTATCTATTATATCTATCTGATGAAGTGGCGTGCATGTGTCTCGCCACAGCGACCCTCAACGACGCGGAAacagcgcgcctccgcctttccAGCTGTACCTGGAGAATCTGTTGAACCCgagaggcctccgcggcgcagtcgACGGCGAAAACCGCTTGAAGAGTGCTTCCGACTTCCAGGCCGTCTGCCACACAGCAGCTAAAGACACCTCCGGAGGCTCcacaggagagaagagaaggcgccgcgcaccaacgacagaagaggcagacgccgcagcgggcacatgccgcgcgcacgcctccCGCGAGCCGATGGGCGGCAAGTGCACCAAGCCTCAGTCTCGAGGCCGCACAGCGGCGAGAGCTAGCACCACTCAACTTCACTAGACCGATAGGTAGAAGCGGATTTTTGGGTAGCACAGACAAATAGATagaagcagacagacagGTACATAATACATATCggtagatagatacagataggtagatatagatacatgTAGACGACGGCTCGAGAGCGGAGCGCTGCCACTGGATCTAgcagcctcgcctccgtctcgaCGCCGCGGGTGTGAGGCCACctcagcagcggccgcacacCCGCGGGCAGACGCCGATCGACCgcagagagggcagcgcgcgcctccctgcaCAGAAGAGCTCCCCACAGGAACGGCCTACGAAACTTGAACGATGAGGAGCCACGCACCTGGCAGAAGCGCAGCCGGGACGTGAAGAGCCTGATAGTCGGAGGTGAGAAGTGTGACGCCGCCCTCGGTTACGCCCGCGACGACTAAGGAGTGCTGGCGCAGACTCCTCGCTCCTGTGCCGAATAGCCGAATACGCAACCTTCAAACGGCCAACTGCGTTTCGACCGAAAACGCGCCTCACACAACAACCCGACACTGGAGAAACGCAACAACACGAGGGCAGCGCAGGTAAATAAtacagacgcgcagagataGAGATAGCTAGAGACAGATAGAGGTAGATATAGACAGAAAGATAGATagaggcgcgtctccgcggaaAAGGACCCTcatgcgaggcgacgcgaaacGACGGCCGCTTGCCTCTGCGTTTCACTCGCCTTTTCCTCCCTTCTACTCGCCAGCGCCCCTCTTGTTTCGCTGCGTCGGGAAAGCCAGACAGAGGAAAGGCAGCAAAAGAAAGACGCCCAGGAACCGCTTGAGCGGTGTTCATCTttgcgcggctccgcctctAGCCCAGAATCGGCCTCTATACCGACGCAGGGCGCCAAGCAACAGGAGAAGCGTCGCTCGCGTACCGTCGTGATCTGGTCTGAGCATCCTCTCGGCGCgactgcagcgaggcagTCCCTGACACTGCGTGCGTCCCGGACGAGTTCTGCGCCGAAAAATCCAAAAAGTTGAAGCGGCGGTGATCAGCGGGACGaagggggacgggggggggggagggggggagaacGGGACAAGGTACTTGCGCCCGTCTGCGAAGGAGGTGCCTTGACCGAGGGGGGGCGAGAAGACGTATAAAATACGCCGGGAATCGCGCAGAAAAAGCGGCAAGTCCcctggcgaccgcgcgctTGCTCCTTCCGGGCCTTGTGCGCTTGCCCTGTCGTGACTCTCGATGAGAGAGAGGCCCTCGCTGTCGAGCTAGCACGTCCTCGAcaggaaaagaagacgcaAAAGAGTCCTTCTGGGAgatgcagcggaggcgacggtTCGCCCGCGTAGATCAAGGGCGGAAAAAACGACGGCGtacgaggcccgcgcgctATTCGAAGGGGCTTCCAGGCGGCACAGGCGGTTGGCAGAGCCAAAACTAAGGTGAGAAAGCCGCAGCAGGATGGTCTAGCAGCTTCTTGGCCCGCGCGGCAAATTGGAAAAGCGCCTAACACCGAGAAAACACCAAGGAAATAGAAAGCTTCGCACGCGGATACGACACACAACGAGAGGAGCCACGCTTCGGTGGAAAGCAGCGGCCGCTTTCTCCAGAAATATGTGTAGGAGAAGGGCGGCAGTCAGTGTAACAAATGAACAGACACAGTAAGATTTGCACCAGACGCCGACAG
This portion of the Besnoitia besnoiti strain Bb-Ger1 chromosome VII, whole genome shotgun sequence genome encodes:
- a CDS encoding hypothetical protein (encoded by transcript BESB_078480); translated protein: MRLAALLWRSGLAPAACAALAIFSVPTRIAAGGAVATEMAEDSLATTSPEGGELERGASPRRLMAEGLSIMAMQYIMVPEMRDSLVELGTRSMEIFKGLPTYDLQLDYYHDPQDCVVVFDTLNDGTTFGLMREDEVTVTYSHVQHQGLLDYVERRRETVEVLKGKQRHLQKFNLPRGCIADETSYWVAYCRSQSQPCYVGRIDIHLTKGSPSEKPMPLEPISYEAFAEQLVDKEGMNFYDVEDIFEAETPPNRLTWDTEKCLLHYRYSTNDISATSYYWMRTRHAFRIDVKDTDGKFIRKMSAMIPDCGGEGPEDFTVTYKEISDGTIKAVFRARRLKEFEPHYHDTITLKKLAPHIPVQNWDPEDAEVMDFVDLFPETDVIALDMLTRD
- a CDS encoding hypothetical protein (encoded by transcript BESB_078470), with translation MLPFVSMGLFWKLFPGFARDKCKCYFQYIGASFAWGTGLVAYSARKDYSERFTKPGLFYKMHLNKLLRTGKIDQERYNSLLTGAVH
- a CDS encoding hypothetical protein (encoded by transcript BESB_078490) — its product is MSDAESDGSSSLSQQRELPVLPVPPPLPRVPVSLGALSETKKPEMFLLPHSGNAVVPIARAYVCDTCRVVRGPEDLSIEIESYFCPACLDALPQTEALACSCRCTKCFDCPRCFATLGVVREPLSAPDAAAAAGAAADESEEAALRAAEALVEKGASPSEGLGPQRCDSLLSISSQEDEGGSDADAAEKASGSGRRASARQTGDGERFEYFFACPYCKWNSRSLGMVSRVSAVLQAAATADERGGRIRRCFTPLFDSLQASAQERERARQLQARVKHKAVALLFAAAAAGGLPGSSGGPFARLQQDKTWRLADVEEMLERRAKQMGETDIWASFRRDIPHAPPRVGLAELLAGKHLSPAREIVSELDWSRKLQQDLLGETARGDAEEDEEDFTPEEAKALEPLSADQVLLDRRTPDVAPVKIPQDVWGRPGKRREDNDAEVMDEAIVGEFPTVEQRIRNPNSLVVPEMSGTLLQPVRKRLLTRQSKRCRTCQKYVVKTQVSPNAVPPLRLNSAAALLLPLMYPRIRDSAVLLGKITDVEIGVVNPAELPMLLKVHVNHGAPEEDPEGDGRHCLSPGAAVYDPGYGSPRGRKGPGGVGDEDAGFMAVRKNWQTLDIFTKDFEVAVDPYDEMLEEFNDEVGELRVDDDPTIVLARKGNSVCLRIRVRPKAWALQHVAACCITVDISIAGDASPIRACYVLCLGRVADQSDADLVRRESL
- a CDS encoding hypothetical protein (encoded by transcript BESB_078500), with the protein product MESPFVRQRELVSDRRRLGEPAIFAGDGKAWGFHAVLQGGRTTKRCSKEKHNSSGTHAVSGTASLQSRREDAQTRSRRLRIRLFGTGARSLRQHSLVVAGVTEGGVTLLTSDYQALHVPAALLPDGLEVGSTLQAVFAVDCAAEASRVQQILQLVDEVSLELARESSSRAALSSQPPSASKASHRPFCSPLAALRAQVAAPLSPARSVFASSRVASSASSSVHSSASSVDRALSKSLGAGSAQPSAAEAVAPR